ATGCTTTTAAAATGCACTGACCGGCTAGGATATGCAAACTACTTAATTACAGGAGCAAAATGTACAAAAACTCATCCTTTAGTGCAGCAAATTCTTATTGAAAAGCATTTAGACAATCCGTCTCATCATCCTTCCGTCTCTAAGCTCATGGCTTATTGGCTTAAAAATCAGCTTGGTTTTTCACATTTAGTAAAAATAGAGCGTGAGCGAACTACAGAAACTAGCGATCGCATGACATTTTTGCATAACCTGAAGGGATTTTTAAATCAAAAATTGATTTATCAGCTAGTCCAAAATGTTCAACCAAGACTGCTTAAAAACCCTTATAAACTCAATATTAGCCCCAACTTTAATATAGTATTTTCTACATCTCCCTCTAATATTCGTGTTCCCCGCCAAACTAAGCTTGTGCAAACACTTCATGATATTATTCCGATTACGCGAAATGATCACCCCGATAATACATTTATCTTTTATCGTCGAGTGCAGAATATGTTGCGTCACTCAGATCTAGTTCTCAGCGTTTCTGAAACCTCACGTCGAGATATGTTGGCGATTTTTCCAGAATATGAACAGAAGATAGTCACAGTTTATGAACCACTAGCTGATCTGCCTTTGTTGGCTCTTAAACAAATAGATGAATCTCTAGTTTTAAATAAATATCAGATACAACGCCAAAACTACTTATTATTTATTAGTTCTTTAGAAAAA
This window of the Nostoc sp. HK-01 genome carries:
- a CDS encoding putative mannosyltransferase, which translates into the protein MNKYPYKIAFFSPDLEQVVHRGIAIYTKMLLKCTDRLGYANYLITGAKCTKTHPLVQQILIEKHLDNPSHHPSVSKLMAYWLKNQLGFSHLVKIERERTTETSDRMTFLHNLKGFLNQKLIYQLVQNVQPRLLKNPYKLNISPNFNIVFSTSPSNIRVPRQTKLVQTLHDIIPITRNDHPDNTFIFYRRVQNMLRHSDLVLSVSETSRRDMLAIFPEYEQKIVTVYEPLADLPLLALKQIDESLVLNKYQIQRQNYLLFISSLEKRKNVFRMTEAYLGVQEKVGLPLIIIGEKDVGNSEIIPLLNSLNCKNKIRYLGYISNVEKFILLRNALAFIFPSLYEGFGLPPLEAMQVGCPVLASQAGSLPEVCADAALYIEDPLSTLSIAQGILKIVKNQALRQELSMKGYIRASEFSFGKYQQRLSEILENLLFRY